A single genomic interval of Aureliella helgolandensis harbors:
- a CDS encoding sulfatase family protein, giving the protein MFAEEAPPNIVLIIADDMNWDDCGAYGHPAIRTSNIDLLASQGMRFQHAYLTTNSCSPSRSSILTGKYPHNTGAEQLHWPLPEGSPTFAAELRKLGYYTAAAGKWHLGDAVRPHFDRIYEASTAGFVLPSGQNGEAPQMVAAQPSGCEDWVQALEDRPRDRPFFLWLASLDPHREYTRGALDPPHRAEDVIVPAHLPDTPEVREDLRLYYDEIGRLDLYVGRVLEKLAEQNVADNTLILFISDNGRPFPRDKTTLYDGGIRTPWIVRWPARVRAATVSNALVSSVDIASTFLEIARGSSTSPFNSEGMSFAPILSDPLAEHRKHAFAEDHWHDYEDHARCVVTQRYKLIRNDYFDLPSTPSADAGRGLSWQKMLQLQSAGQLPPHQQGCFVAPRPQWELYDLQRDPGELHNCIADAAYQTTRDQLTAALQTWSQETNDYLPTRRTPDEFDRVTGEPDASVRVRPRHSKIEMFGTNGKY; this is encoded by the coding sequence ATGTTCGCTGAAGAGGCTCCACCCAATATCGTCTTGATCATCGCGGATGACATGAATTGGGACGACTGTGGTGCATACGGGCACCCAGCCATCCGAACATCAAACATCGATCTCCTGGCCTCCCAAGGCATGCGATTTCAGCACGCCTATCTGACCACGAACTCTTGCAGCCCATCCCGTTCCAGCATTTTGACCGGCAAGTACCCGCACAACACCGGAGCGGAACAGCTCCATTGGCCGCTTCCCGAGGGAAGCCCAACATTTGCGGCAGAGCTTCGCAAACTGGGTTACTACACAGCGGCGGCAGGTAAGTGGCATTTGGGCGACGCGGTGCGTCCTCATTTTGATCGAATCTACGAAGCCTCAACAGCTGGGTTCGTACTCCCCAGTGGCCAGAATGGTGAAGCTCCCCAGATGGTTGCGGCGCAACCCAGCGGCTGCGAAGATTGGGTCCAAGCCCTTGAAGACCGCCCACGCGATCGTCCCTTTTTTCTGTGGTTGGCCTCACTCGACCCACATCGAGAATACACTCGAGGCGCATTGGATCCTCCACACCGTGCCGAAGATGTGATCGTACCAGCGCATCTACCTGACACGCCTGAGGTTCGCGAAGATCTTCGACTGTACTACGACGAAATTGGGCGATTGGATCTCTATGTTGGTCGCGTGCTAGAAAAGCTAGCTGAACAGAACGTGGCCGACAATACCTTGATCCTATTTATCAGCGACAACGGTCGCCCATTTCCACGCGACAAGACCACACTCTATGACGGGGGAATTCGCACACCATGGATTGTGCGATGGCCGGCTCGAGTTCGCGCCGCTACGGTGAGCAATGCCCTCGTAAGCAGTGTCGATATTGCATCCACTTTTCTGGAAATCGCCCGTGGCAGCTCCACCTCCCCCTTTAACAGCGAGGGAATGAGCTTTGCCCCCATTCTCAGCGATCCGCTAGCCGAACATCGCAAGCATGCTTTTGCGGAAGACCACTGGCATGACTACGAGGATCATGCGCGGTGTGTAGTCACTCAACGTTACAAGTTGATCCGCAATGATTATTTCGACCTGCCTTCGACGCCATCGGCCGATGCAGGGAGAGGGCTCAGCTGGCAAAAAATGCTGCAACTGCAATCCGCGGGGCAACTGCCGCCACATCAACAAGGGTGCTTTGTAGCACCGCGTCCTCAATGGGAACTCTACGATTTGCAACGCGACCCAGGTGAGCTGCACAATTGCATCGCGGATGCTGCTTACCAAACAACTCGGGACCAGCTGACGGCGGCCCTCCAGACCTGGTCGCAGGAGACCAACGACTATTTACCAACTCGCCGCACGCCTGATGAATTCGATCGCGTTACGGGTGAGCCCGACGCCAGTGTACGAGTGCGACCACGCCACTCGAAAATCGAGATGTTTGGGACCAATGGCAAATACTAA
- a CDS encoding S1C family serine protease, with translation MSRPSRAEMLACLATGIALLALIWSSSRESAAPLASQTKDSPPRELAATAASLLTLSEGAAQLVETAAKSVVRVDVTLDARLVQSNELETYFGRLPQETIGSGIVLDTDLVLTNYHVVRLSDSITVSGQGAPRRPATLLGFDPLTDLAVLKVANLTLPALKWGDSDEVSSGHLVWAIGSPYGLDQSVSMGVVSSTNRPTLLDSPFQDFLQSDVSINPGNSGGPLIDAQGAVIGINTAIAGDSFAGISFALPSNTAKSVFKQLQQHGEMPRGWLGFQLSNVTRSRAAVAGLDSLQGAYVESLVSEGESPAKQAGILVGDICVSFNGWEVTGPLGLIRQIASTPIDTTVKLRVWRRGQELELDVQVLPRP, from the coding sequence ATGTCGAGGCCTAGTCGCGCAGAGATGCTGGCATGCTTGGCAACCGGTATCGCACTATTGGCCTTGATTTGGTCCAGTAGTCGCGAGTCGGCGGCGCCGCTCGCATCGCAAACGAAGGATTCGCCTCCTCGAGAACTCGCCGCCACTGCCGCCAGCCTGCTTACCCTTTCCGAAGGTGCTGCGCAGCTGGTTGAAACTGCCGCTAAATCTGTCGTGAGAGTCGATGTGACGCTCGATGCTCGCCTCGTTCAGTCCAACGAGTTGGAAACCTATTTTGGCCGCCTACCGCAAGAAACCATTGGCTCGGGGATCGTGCTCGATACCGATCTGGTGTTGACGAACTACCACGTCGTGCGGTTGTCCGATTCGATTACGGTTAGCGGGCAAGGGGCTCCCAGACGGCCGGCAACACTACTGGGGTTTGACCCTCTTACCGACTTGGCTGTACTGAAAGTGGCCAATTTGACATTGCCCGCCTTGAAATGGGGCGACAGTGACGAGGTTTCCAGCGGGCATCTGGTGTGGGCAATTGGCAGCCCCTATGGGCTGGACCAAAGCGTCTCGATGGGAGTGGTCAGCTCCACCAACCGCCCCACTCTATTGGACAGCCCCTTCCAGGACTTCTTGCAATCCGATGTTTCCATTAACCCCGGAAATAGTGGCGGACCGCTTATTGATGCCCAGGGGGCTGTGATTGGGATCAACACCGCCATAGCCGGTGATTCCTTTGCGGGGATTAGTTTCGCTCTGCCGAGTAACACTGCGAAGAGCGTCTTTAAGCAATTGCAGCAGCATGGTGAGATGCCGCGAGGTTGGCTTGGTTTCCAGCTCAGCAATGTTACCCGTTCTCGAGCAGCGGTGGCGGGGCTCGATTCACTGCAGGGGGCTTACGTCGAATCGCTGGTTTCGGAGGGGGAGAGCCCGGCCAAGCAGGCTGGCATTCTGGTTGGGGATATCTGTGTCTCCTTTAATGGTTGGGAGGTAACAGGGCCCCTGGGACTAATCCGGCAAATCGCAAGCACTCCAATCGATACAACCGTCAAGCTCAGAGTGTGGAGACGTGGGCAGGAATTGGAACTCGACGTCCAAGTGCTCCCGCGTCCTTAG
- a CDS encoding caspase family protein — translation MTQLAYSQTVYRRTGALAFRFPVAWFQVPSMAGLVAWGVGAAALLTLFSPGGAQAQTLASESSLPSYYYSSPSDRGGAQVEAAAPPLPSESTLPGTQLVATPASIPSESELPKPQNVPSTQEQASPQEDSLQQILENSRDRTPWLRLIEAEHTGPIRALEFDESGRNLFTAGEDKLVQHWQLTEDGANSQWRHHATYRWQVQRAELGAILSLVNDGEELFLAGAGADGQQGEIVAVNTRTEAWLPPVVEAQSGHHSAILRMRLLTDTASRRLLAMDQQHGIAVWQQSNAGDWGHRWLRKPSATENFLYGTFDTLSPNSLVVAADQPQWTIDVIDIDSGAITTRLQRNAPLVNQQSAAYALQLAAEHFLSTEGRTFTPSQLLPSIRDSQGTQVTCVAACNANRYVAAGDELGFLYVWNAQGNLALKAVASFGGYRFESVTFSADGRYLAASAVSVRGDDSIVQVWRLNGAATPELVREFQRSAPIHGLEFSPNTEALVIGNGRKIELLAIEREQALQVLPDREEIASPAQVVFAQELPYRWRTQFEGQNVAFDGQKMKWIEAEGVQWRSTADRNQRFAANSWSLAAQSNTPNAVPQDWVLRGDQRIGRLDLDAHYAVKPNSRVERAAWIRDSEGQVSGVAVSLTGQNDIWVFSLPAKDQNLCPLTRVFRGHEGAVESLDNSPDGLYLISSSADCTIRIWPLIGCVGQSTMQPPRATWGFQFAEVDGVVVAQNPCLTGPLYLKGLREGDRIKEISYESHQAGGTLQRTTFKDPGKLIEFLEKPRFDLAVRFVFERGGVEVPGFQSYAHWREIAAQVIAADREWAVWTPSGFYDASFNGNSLFGWQINRGLERKPDFYRADRFQAVLERPDLLRGLLESGSVEQAADLAGKQKIGFEAVLQNSIALQPHIEILSPTADQVIEGREITVQAEVVLQRGQELATAKAFVSGVVAQHYSESKAEVLADGRQKIRLQWQAVLPADKQLQFQVVCSTREKLVGTDLLQLSRPHALKRVGKPKLYLLSAGVSEYRDSRVPNLELGAANASTFMNAILAKAAEVYDVVPLSLTDANVTPTVWRSTVRQLKSKLEHVRPDDLIVLFASGHGLVDEATDQYYFITANARYNDLMRRNFQDCLSFRELMGWADVPCRKIAILDTCHSGAIQPLESGNLKKAVRYLQGDLVLTLTASEGNQLAAEYRGSQASLFTSAIQSSLLQTPDSNSDGMVDWREFVRQVRTQVTQQSISGAVPQFPTAGPKDLLNVVELPVAFPASDNANRGQDSAFLSAQLQP, via the coding sequence ATGACACAACTGGCTTACAGTCAGACCGTTTACCGACGCACTGGTGCTCTCGCGTTCCGTTTTCCGGTGGCCTGGTTTCAAGTCCCCAGCATGGCAGGGTTGGTCGCATGGGGCGTCGGCGCTGCAGCACTGTTGACCCTGTTTTCGCCCGGAGGAGCCCAGGCTCAAACGCTCGCCTCAGAATCGTCATTGCCCAGCTACTACTATTCCTCTCCGTCCGACCGGGGCGGCGCGCAAGTCGAAGCGGCAGCCCCGCCCCTGCCCAGTGAGTCGACGTTGCCAGGGACCCAGCTAGTCGCGACTCCGGCGAGCATTCCGAGTGAGTCGGAGCTGCCCAAGCCGCAGAATGTTCCGAGTACCCAGGAGCAGGCATCTCCGCAGGAGGACTCTTTACAACAGATTCTTGAGAATAGCCGTGACCGTACCCCGTGGCTAAGATTGATTGAAGCGGAACATACGGGACCGATTCGTGCACTCGAATTTGATGAATCGGGGCGAAATCTCTTCACCGCGGGAGAGGATAAACTCGTACAGCACTGGCAACTGACCGAGGACGGTGCAAATTCCCAGTGGCGACATCACGCTACGTACCGCTGGCAAGTGCAGAGAGCGGAGCTGGGCGCCATTCTCAGCCTTGTGAACGACGGGGAGGAACTGTTCTTGGCGGGCGCCGGGGCAGATGGCCAACAAGGCGAGATCGTGGCCGTGAATACCCGCACCGAGGCTTGGCTGCCTCCGGTCGTCGAGGCGCAGAGTGGGCACCATTCTGCCATCCTTCGCATGCGGCTACTGACAGACACTGCTTCGCGTCGCCTATTAGCCATGGATCAACAACATGGGATTGCGGTTTGGCAGCAGTCCAATGCTGGAGATTGGGGCCATCGCTGGTTGCGAAAACCGTCGGCAACCGAAAACTTCCTCTACGGGACGTTCGATACCCTCAGCCCCAATAGCCTGGTGGTCGCAGCAGACCAACCCCAGTGGACCATTGATGTTATCGATATCGATAGCGGCGCGATCACCACCCGCCTGCAACGCAACGCGCCGCTCGTGAATCAACAGTCTGCCGCCTACGCGTTGCAGTTGGCAGCAGAACACTTTCTATCGACCGAGGGACGCACTTTCACGCCGTCTCAGTTGCTCCCCTCAATTCGGGATTCTCAGGGAACGCAAGTGACTTGCGTAGCGGCATGTAACGCCAACCGTTACGTGGCGGCAGGTGATGAACTTGGATTTTTGTATGTTTGGAATGCTCAGGGCAATTTGGCGCTGAAGGCCGTTGCCAGCTTCGGCGGCTACCGTTTTGAATCGGTAACTTTCTCGGCCGATGGACGCTATCTGGCCGCCTCGGCGGTGAGCGTACGAGGGGACGATAGCATTGTGCAGGTCTGGCGGTTGAACGGTGCGGCAACACCTGAGTTGGTTCGGGAGTTTCAACGCAGTGCGCCCATCCATGGACTTGAGTTTTCTCCCAACACGGAAGCTTTGGTCATTGGCAATGGCCGGAAGATTGAGTTGCTGGCAATCGAACGAGAGCAAGCTTTACAAGTGCTCCCGGATCGAGAGGAAATTGCCAGTCCTGCTCAAGTTGTGTTTGCACAGGAGTTGCCCTACCGCTGGCGAACGCAGTTCGAGGGACAAAACGTTGCATTCGATGGACAAAAAATGAAGTGGATCGAGGCGGAGGGAGTCCAGTGGCGTTCCACTGCAGATCGCAACCAGCGTTTCGCTGCCAACTCTTGGAGTCTGGCTGCTCAATCCAATACTCCGAATGCAGTTCCGCAAGATTGGGTGCTGCGGGGCGATCAACGCATCGGTCGTCTCGATCTTGATGCCCATTATGCCGTCAAACCCAACAGCCGGGTGGAACGGGCTGCCTGGATCCGTGATTCGGAGGGGCAGGTCAGCGGGGTTGCAGTTTCTCTGACCGGTCAAAATGATATTTGGGTCTTCTCCCTACCAGCCAAGGATCAGAATTTATGCCCTTTGACGCGCGTCTTTCGAGGTCATGAAGGAGCCGTCGAATCACTCGACAATTCTCCAGATGGGCTCTACCTCATCAGCAGTTCGGCCGATTGCACAATTCGAATTTGGCCGCTGATCGGCTGTGTGGGGCAATCCACGATGCAGCCGCCTCGCGCAACTTGGGGATTTCAGTTCGCCGAAGTCGATGGAGTGGTTGTAGCGCAGAATCCATGCTTAACTGGCCCACTGTATCTCAAAGGCTTACGTGAGGGAGATCGAATCAAGGAGATTTCATATGAGTCCCATCAGGCAGGTGGGACCCTGCAGCGAACGACTTTCAAGGACCCAGGCAAGCTGATCGAATTTCTGGAGAAGCCAAGATTTGACCTCGCCGTCCGGTTCGTATTCGAACGTGGGGGAGTGGAGGTACCTGGATTTCAGTCCTACGCTCACTGGCGTGAAATTGCAGCTCAAGTGATTGCCGCCGATCGAGAGTGGGCTGTTTGGACTCCTTCGGGGTTTTACGACGCCTCGTTCAACGGCAACAGTCTGTTCGGTTGGCAGATCAATCGTGGACTCGAGCGTAAACCTGATTTCTACCGTGCAGATCGCTTTCAAGCGGTTTTAGAGCGTCCCGATCTCTTGCGGGGATTGCTCGAGTCGGGCAGCGTCGAACAAGCGGCGGACCTAGCCGGGAAGCAAAAAATTGGTTTCGAGGCGGTGTTGCAGAATTCCATTGCGTTGCAGCCACATATCGAGATCTTGTCACCGACTGCCGACCAGGTGATCGAAGGCCGTGAAATCACCGTTCAGGCGGAGGTCGTTTTGCAACGTGGCCAGGAGTTGGCGACCGCCAAAGCCTTCGTCAGTGGCGTGGTTGCGCAGCATTACTCCGAGTCGAAAGCAGAGGTGCTGGCAGACGGGCGGCAGAAAATCCGCCTGCAATGGCAAGCCGTTTTGCCGGCTGATAAGCAGCTGCAATTCCAAGTCGTTTGTTCGACCAGAGAAAAATTGGTCGGAACCGATCTGCTGCAGCTTTCGCGACCCCATGCACTGAAACGAGTGGGTAAGCCCAAGCTCTACCTACTCTCGGCCGGAGTGAGTGAATATCGCGACAGCCGAGTGCCCAATCTTGAATTGGGAGCCGCCAATGCGAGCACATTCATGAACGCGATATTGGCCAAGGCTGCTGAGGTCTATGATGTCGTTCCACTAAGCTTGACCGACGCCAATGTGACGCCTACCGTTTGGAGGAGTACGGTGCGACAACTCAAATCCAAATTGGAGCATGTACGACCTGACGATCTCATCGTATTGTTTGCCTCCGGGCACGGCTTGGTCGATGAAGCGACTGATCAGTACTACTTCATCACCGCCAACGCACGCTATAACGATTTGATGCGACGGAATTTTCAGGATTGCCTGAGCTTCCGCGAACTAATGGGCTGGGCCGATGTTCCATGTCGCAAAATTGCGATCTTGGATACTTGCCATAGTGGTGCCATCCAGCCGCTGGAAAGCGGCAATCTTAAGAAGGCGGTGCGCTACCTGCAAGGAGATCTCGTGCTGACATTAACCGCATCCGAAGGCAATCAATTGGCTGCGGAATACCGAGGCTCTCAAGCGAGTTTGTTTACGTCCGCGATCCAGAGCTCGCTACTGCAAACTCCTGACTCCAACAGCGACGGAATGGTAGACTGGCGTGAATTCGTGCGGCAGGTTCGAACGCAGGTTACGCAACAGTCCATTTCTGGAGCGGTACCTCAGTTTCCGACGGCCGGTCCCAAGGATCTCCTAAACGTCGTAGAACTCCCCGTGGCCTTCCCTGCATCTGACAATGCAAATCGAGGACAGGACTCGGCTTTCCTTTCCGCGCAATTGCAGCCATAG